One region of Nerophis lumbriciformis linkage group LG10, RoL_Nlum_v2.1, whole genome shotgun sequence genomic DNA includes:
- the LOC133612740 gene encoding potassium voltage-gated channel subfamily A member 1-like — protein sequence MTVVSGDNVDETSAVPGHPQDAYPPPDHNDHECCERVVINIAGLRFETQLKTLSQFPETLLGNPKKRMRYFDPLRNEYFFDRNRPSFDAILYYYQSGGRLRRPVNVPLDMFSEEIKFYELGVDAMERFREDEGFIREEERPLPEKEFQRQIWLLFEHPESSGTARGIAIVSVMVILISIVIFCLETLPQLKEDPRGHLETVGNITIYYKPNILTDPFFIIETLCIIWFSFELIVRFLACPSKPAFFKNMMNTIDIVAIIPYFITLGTELAEDPDTEGVGEQATSLAILRVIRLVRVFRIFKLSRHSKGLQILGQTLKASMRELGLLIFFLFIGVILFSSAVYFAEAEEQDSQFGSIPDAFWWAVVSMTTVGYGDMVPVTIGGKIVGSLCAIAGVLTIALPVPVIVSNFNYFYHRETEGEEQAQLLNVSNPNIPSDTNSSRRSSSVVSKSEYMEIDGDLNNSIDNFREANLRTGNCTTIANQNCVNKSKLLTDV from the coding sequence ATGACGGTGGTATCAGGAGACAACGTGGACGAGACCTCGGCCGTGCCCGGCCACCCCCAGGACGCCTACCCGCCCCCGGACCACAACGACCACGAGTGCTGCGAGAGGGTGGTCATCAACATCGCCGGCCTCAGGTTTGAAACCCAGCTGAAAACTCTATCGCAGTTTCCCGAGACGCTGCTGGGCAACCCCAAAAAGCGCATGCGCTACTTCGACCCCCTGCGGAACGAGTACTTCTTCGACCGGAACAGGCCCAGCTTCGACGCCATCCTCTACTACTACCAGTCCGGGGGTCGGCTGCGGAGACCCGTTAACGTCCCCTTGGATATGTTCTCGGAGGAGATCAAGTTCTACGAGCTGGGGGTGGACGCCATGGAGAGGTTCAGAGAAGACGAGGGGTTCATTCGGGAGGAGGAGCGCCCCCTGCCGGAGAAGGAGTTCCAGCGTCAGATCTGGCTACTCTTTGAGCACCCGGAGAGCTCGGGTACCGCCAGGGGGATCGCCATCGTGTCGGTGATGGTCATCTTGATTTCCATTGTCATATTTTGTTTGGAGACTCTACCGCAACTGAAGGAGGACCCAAGGGGTCACTTGGAGACTGTGGGCAACATCACCATTTACTATAAACCCAACATTCTCACTGACCCCTTCTTCATCATCGAGACTCTCTGCATCATCTGGTTCTCCTTTGAGTTGATTGTGCGCTTCCTGGCATGTCCCAGCAAGCCGGCCTTCTTCAAGAACATGATGAACACCATTGACATTGTGGCCATCATCCCCTACTTCATCACGCTGGGCACCGAGCTGGCCGAAGACCCCGACACAGAGGGGGTCGGGGAGCAGGCAACGTCTCTGGCTATTCTCAGGGTGATCCGTCTGGTCAGGGTGTTTCGGATCTTCAAGCTGTCCCGACACTCCAAAGGACTGCAGATCTTGGGGCAGACCCTCAAGGCCAGTATGCGGGAGCTGGGACTGCTCATCTTCTTCCTATTCATCGGGGTCATCTTGTTCTCCAGCGCCGTCTACTTCGCAGAGGCCGAGGAGCAGGATTCGCAATTCGGGAGCATCCCGGACGCCTTCTGGTGGGCGGTGGTGTCCATGACCACCGTGGGCTACGGGGACATGGTGCCGGTCACCATCGGGGGTAAGATTGTGGGGTCTCTGTGCGCCATCGCCGGTGTGTTAACTATTGCCCTCCCCGTGCCCGTCATTGTGTCCAACTTCAACTACTTCTACCACCGGGAGACGGAGGGCGAGGAGCAGGCGCAGCTGCTCAACGTCAGCAACCCCAACATCCCATCTGACACCAACTCCAGCCGCCGAAGTTCGTCCGTGGTCAGCAAATCAGAGTACATGGAGATCGACGGCGACCTTAACAACAGCATCGACAACTTTAGGGAGGCCAACCTGAGAACTGGCAACTGCACTACTATAGCCAACCAGAACTGTGTGAACAAGAGCAAGCTTCTCACAGACGTTTAG